From a region of the Tenggerimyces flavus genome:
- a CDS encoding GNAT family N-acetyltransferase produces the protein MRCETTSDPNAFWELAGEFLLSDPVRHNMITTNVWSRRGGVREGEEPLFVAVLDGDEVVGAGMRTKPFPLTTTPMSEQAVATLVEEVWPVAGDSSGVAGPVETVRPLAERWSAKAGKELVVTSRQRLHRLDEVAPVPSPPGTWRHATKDDRELLVEWNVAFHEDVGMRPPLDPAHGIDAKIEAGHAFFWEDGGEHVSHVATHEPVAGVSRVGPVYTPTERRGRGYATALTAVVSQLLLDNGSMACSLYTDLANPTSNKIYAAIGYIPVLDVEVYTYA, from the coding sequence ATGCGCTGCGAGACGACGAGTGATCCGAACGCGTTCTGGGAGCTGGCCGGTGAGTTCCTGCTCTCCGATCCAGTCCGGCACAACATGATCACGACGAACGTCTGGTCCCGCCGCGGCGGTGTTCGCGAAGGGGAGGAGCCGCTGTTCGTCGCGGTCCTCGACGGTGACGAGGTCGTCGGCGCGGGGATGCGGACGAAGCCGTTCCCGCTGACCACGACGCCGATGAGCGAGCAGGCGGTCGCCACGCTGGTCGAGGAGGTCTGGCCGGTGGCGGGCGACTCGAGCGGCGTCGCGGGCCCGGTCGAGACCGTACGGCCGCTCGCCGAGCGCTGGTCCGCCAAGGCGGGCAAGGAACTCGTCGTCACCTCGCGCCAACGGCTGCACCGCCTCGACGAGGTCGCGCCCGTTCCGTCGCCGCCCGGCACCTGGCGCCACGCGACGAAGGACGACCGCGAGCTGCTGGTCGAGTGGAACGTCGCGTTCCACGAGGACGTGGGCATGCGTCCGCCGCTCGACCCCGCCCATGGGATCGACGCGAAGATCGAAGCCGGGCACGCGTTCTTCTGGGAGGACGGCGGCGAGCACGTCTCCCACGTCGCCACCCACGAGCCCGTCGCCGGCGTCAGCCGAGTGGGCCCGGTCTACACGCCGACAGAACGCCGCGGGCGTGGGTACGCGACCGCGCTGACCGCCGTCGTCAGTCAGCTGCTGCTCGACAACGGTTCGATGGCCTGCTCGCTCTACACCGACCTCGCGAACCCCACGTCGAACAAGATCTACGCGGCCATCGGCTATATCCCCGTGCTCGATGTCGAGGTCTACACGTATGCTTGA
- the menD gene encoding 2-succinyl-5-enolpyruvyl-6-hydroxy-3-cyclohexene-1-carboxylic-acid synthase, producing MNPSTALARVLVDELCRVGVREAVIAPGSRNAALAFALHAADEEGRLRLHVRIDERSASFLALGLSKVSRRPVPVVCTSGTAAANLHPAVLEAFHTGVPLIVMTADRPGDLRGVGANQTTDQVKLFGDAVRMFHDVPAPERRTGQNAYWRELVGRAVSTARGFRDRDPGPVHLNIAFREPLVPDDSAARPWPESLDGRPDGARWTRVERLVTDRISWLEAGPRTVVIAGDGADAQARWLAETAGWPLLAEPTSGARSGPNALGPYQLLLRADTRLAQAIERVVVYGRPTLSRPITRLLARENIELVMVARRPSWPDPGHNASLIAATVALEGTVDGAGRSEPDEWLAAWLSVDAAARISVDKVLADEPTLTGLHVAREVAAQLPGGGLLVAGSSNPIRDLDIAAMPWDNRLVDDAGRIDPRDHRRVMANRGLAGIDGTVSTAIGSALVHRLGPAYALVGDLTFLHDANGLVRGPYEARPDLTIVVVNDDGGGIFTTLEQGAPEYSDAFDRVFGTPHGVDLAALAAATRTPFARVRNLSELRGALSRARGLRIVEVPVDRSGLRDLHARLAAAVSDAIAD from the coding sequence GTGAACCCGTCGACCGCCCTCGCCCGCGTGCTCGTCGACGAGCTCTGCCGGGTTGGCGTCCGCGAGGCGGTCATCGCCCCAGGGTCGCGGAACGCCGCGCTCGCCTTCGCCCTGCACGCCGCCGACGAAGAGGGACGGCTCCGGCTGCACGTCCGCATCGACGAACGCAGTGCCTCGTTTCTCGCGCTGGGCTTGTCGAAAGTCAGCCGCCGGCCGGTTCCCGTCGTGTGTACGTCGGGTACGGCGGCGGCCAACCTGCACCCGGCCGTGCTCGAGGCGTTCCACACCGGCGTACCGCTGATCGTGATGACCGCCGACCGTCCGGGCGACCTGCGCGGCGTCGGCGCGAACCAGACGACGGACCAGGTGAAACTTTTCGGTGACGCGGTCCGGATGTTCCACGACGTTCCGGCGCCGGAGCGTCGGACGGGCCAGAACGCGTACTGGCGCGAGCTCGTCGGCCGCGCCGTCTCTACCGCGCGCGGCTTCCGCGACCGCGATCCGGGGCCGGTGCATCTGAACATCGCGTTCCGCGAGCCGCTCGTGCCCGACGACTCGGCGGCGCGCCCGTGGCCGGAGTCGCTCGACGGCCGGCCCGACGGAGCGCGGTGGACGCGGGTCGAACGGCTCGTCACCGATCGGATCTCCTGGCTCGAGGCCGGCCCGCGGACCGTGGTCATCGCCGGTGACGGCGCGGACGCGCAGGCCCGGTGGCTCGCGGAAACAGCGGGGTGGCCGCTGCTCGCGGAGCCGACGAGCGGTGCGCGTTCCGGGCCGAACGCGTTGGGTCCGTACCAGCTGCTGCTGCGCGCGGACACGAGGCTGGCGCAGGCGATTGAAAGGGTCGTGGTCTATGGACGGCCGACGCTGTCGCGGCCGATCACCCGACTGCTGGCGCGCGAGAACATCGAGCTGGTGATGGTCGCGCGGCGGCCGTCGTGGCCGGATCCGGGGCACAACGCGTCGCTGATCGCGGCGACCGTGGCGTTGGAGGGAACGGTCGACGGGGCTGGACGTTCGGAGCCGGACGAATGGCTCGCCGCGTGGCTGTCGGTCGACGCGGCCGCGCGGATCTCCGTCGACAAGGTGCTGGCCGACGAGCCGACGCTGACCGGCCTGCACGTCGCACGCGAGGTCGCGGCACAGCTGCCCGGCGGCGGCCTGCTGGTGGCGGGCTCGTCCAACCCGATCCGCGACCTCGACATCGCCGCGATGCCGTGGGACAACCGGCTCGTCGACGACGCGGGCAGGATCGACCCGCGCGACCACCGCCGGGTGATGGCGAACCGCGGGCTCGCCGGCATCGACGGCACGGTGTCGACCGCGATCGGCTCCGCGCTCGTGCACCGGCTCGGCCCGGCGTACGCGCTGGTGGGCGATCTGACGTTCCTGCACGACGCGAACGGGCTGGTGCGCGGACCGTACGAGGCGCGGCCGGATCTCACCATCGTGGTGGTGAACGACGACGGCGGCGGGATCTTCACGACGCTCGAGCAGGGCGCGCCGGAGTACTCCGACGCGTTCGACCGCGTCTTCGGCACGCCCCACGGCGTCGACCTCGCGGCGTTGGCGGCGGCGACCCGGACCCCGTTCGCCCGGGTGCGCAACCTGTCCGAGCTGCGCGGAGCCTTGTCCCGCGCGCGGGGTCTGCGGATCGTCGAGGTGCCGGTGGACCGTTCGGGCCTCCGCGACCTGCACGCCCGCCTCGCCGCCGCCGTGTCCGACGCGATCGCCGACTAG
- a CDS encoding SMP-30/gluconolactonase/LRE family protein encodes MSDILVTGLKIGESARWHDGRLWLSNWGTHDILAVDADGSTEVMARVPVTIPFCFDWLPDGTLLVAAGPSGRVLRQEPDGSLVDFADVGGGLNEIVVDGRGNVYVNGGTDFHPDEGEAPGYIALVTSDGAVRKVADGLAFPNGMAVTADGSTLIVAESFAGLLTAFDIEPDGGLANRRVWAKAMADGIVLDAEGAVWTPCMTADGKPVCVRVAEGGELLATVPLDRFGFACTLGGEDGRTLFMLSAEWRMDEGFEQNIERLTTGPETGIVSTWQAPAPHAGHP; translated from the coding sequence ATGAGCGACATTCTGGTGACCGGTCTGAAGATCGGAGAGTCCGCACGGTGGCACGATGGCCGGCTGTGGCTGTCGAACTGGGGTACGCACGACATCCTCGCCGTCGACGCCGACGGTTCGACCGAGGTCATGGCGCGGGTGCCGGTGACGATCCCGTTCTGCTTCGACTGGCTGCCCGACGGCACGCTGCTGGTGGCCGCGGGACCATCCGGCCGGGTGCTGCGCCAGGAGCCGGACGGTTCGCTGGTCGACTTCGCGGACGTCGGCGGTGGGCTGAACGAGATCGTGGTGGACGGTCGCGGAAACGTGTACGTCAACGGCGGAACGGACTTCCACCCCGACGAGGGCGAGGCGCCGGGGTACATCGCGTTGGTCACCTCGGATGGTGCCGTGCGCAAGGTCGCCGACGGGCTCGCGTTCCCGAACGGCATGGCGGTCACAGCGGACGGGTCGACGCTGATCGTGGCGGAGTCGTTCGCGGGCCTCCTGACCGCGTTCGACATCGAGCCGGACGGCGGCCTGGCGAACCGGCGCGTGTGGGCTAAGGCCATGGCCGACGGCATCGTGCTCGACGCCGAGGGTGCGGTATGGACGCCGTGCATGACCGCGGACGGCAAGCCCGTCTGCGTGCGCGTGGCCGAGGGTGGCGAACTCCTGGCGACGGTGCCGCTGGACCGCTTCGGATTCGCCTGCACGCTGGGTGGTGAGGACGGCCGCACGCTCTTCATGCTGTCGGCCGAATGGCGGATGGACGAGGGCTTCGAGCAGAACATCGAACGCCTCACCACCGGGCCCGAGACCGGCATCGTCAGCACCTGGCAGGCACCCGCACCCCACGCCGGCCACCCGTAG
- a CDS encoding ABC-F family ATP-binding cassette domain-containing protein: MSLGTIHIRDVQLHLGPQAVLAGVSAVIGPGVRLAIVGPNGVGKTTLLRLAAGELTPDEGAVDRRPTTATVGLLPQERDARQGETLRAYLARRTGVAAAENELDAATTDLAAGAAGADDRYALALDRYLNLGAADLDARAPAVLADLGLDPERLPSPVEGLSGGQLARLALASVLLARFDVLLLDEPTNDLDLAGLERLESFVLSRDGGVGLVSHDRAFLERVASDVLEIDQFSRRGKVYGGGFAAYVEERARARAQAQEAYDTYAEQRDALVDQARRQREWARQGAERAKKSGETDKFIRHAAISGAQRMGASAAKADRNLERLEVVDEPRTPWELRIRLDQARRSGERVLGLSEMVVTRGSFTLGPVSLDIRYGDRVAVVGPNGSGKSTLISVLLGRLAPSSGTRHLGRGVVVGEIDQVIRGVAADETLLDAFRSVTALDEPEARSLLAKFGLEADDVLRLTGSLSPGERTRADLALLMARQANLLVLDEPTNHLDLPAVEQLEQALAAYEGTIVLASHDRHLLEAVHATHVLHVSDGQVSVEAR, encoded by the coding sequence ATGTCCCTCGGAACTATTCATATTCGCGACGTCCAACTTCACCTCGGCCCGCAGGCCGTGCTCGCTGGCGTGTCCGCGGTCATCGGCCCTGGCGTCCGCCTCGCCATCGTCGGGCCGAACGGCGTGGGCAAGACCACACTGCTCCGCCTCGCCGCCGGTGAGCTCACCCCTGACGAGGGTGCGGTCGACCGGCGGCCGACGACCGCGACCGTCGGTCTGTTGCCGCAGGAACGTGACGCCAGGCAAGGCGAAACGCTGCGCGCGTACCTCGCCCGCCGCACCGGCGTAGCGGCCGCCGAGAACGAGCTCGATGCCGCGACGACCGACCTCGCCGCCGGCGCTGCTGGCGCGGACGACCGGTACGCGCTCGCGCTCGACCGCTACCTGAACCTCGGTGCGGCCGACCTCGACGCTCGCGCGCCGGCCGTCCTCGCCGACCTCGGCCTCGATCCGGAGAGGCTGCCGTCGCCGGTCGAGGGCCTGTCCGGCGGGCAGCTCGCGAGGCTGGCGTTGGCGTCGGTTCTGCTTGCCCGCTTCGACGTTCTGCTGCTCGACGAGCCGACGAACGACCTCGACCTCGCCGGCCTCGAGCGCCTGGAGAGCTTCGTGCTCAGCCGAGACGGCGGCGTCGGGCTGGTGTCGCACGACCGCGCGTTCCTGGAACGGGTCGCTTCGGACGTGTTGGAGATCGACCAGTTCAGCCGGCGGGGGAAGGTCTACGGCGGCGGATTCGCCGCGTACGTTGAGGAAAGAGCCCGAGCGCGAGCGCAGGCACAGGAGGCGTACGACACGTACGCCGAGCAGCGCGACGCGCTGGTCGACCAGGCGCGCCGGCAGCGCGAGTGGGCGCGCCAGGGTGCGGAACGGGCGAAGAAGAGCGGCGAGACGGACAAGTTCATCCGGCACGCGGCCATCTCGGGAGCGCAGCGAATGGGTGCGTCGGCGGCTAAAGCCGATCGAAACTTAGAGCGACTCGAAGTTGTCGATGAGCCCAGAACTCCATGGGAGTTGAGGATTCGGCTCGACCAGGCACGACGTTCTGGCGAACGAGTGCTCGGACTGTCGGAGATGGTCGTGACACGGGGATCGTTCACGCTCGGCCCGGTGTCGTTGGACATCCGGTATGGCGACCGCGTGGCGGTCGTCGGTCCGAACGGCTCGGGCAAGTCGACGTTGATCTCCGTGCTGCTTGGCCGGTTGGCGCCGTCGTCGGGCACGCGGCACCTCGGTCGCGGCGTGGTCGTGGGTGAGATCGACCAGGTGATCCGCGGCGTCGCGGCGGACGAGACGTTGCTTGACGCGTTCCGTTCGGTCACCGCGCTGGACGAACCGGAGGCGCGCAGCCTGCTGGCGAAGTTCGGCCTGGAGGCGGACGACGTTCTGCGTCTCACCGGCTCGCTCTCGCCGGGCGAACGCACCCGCGCCGACCTCGCGCTGCTGATGGCGCGGCAGGCCAACCTACTGGTGCTGGACGAGCCGACCAACCACCTCGACCTCCCGGCGGTGGAGCAACTCGAGCAGGCCCTGGCCGCGTACGAGGGGACGATCGTCCTCGCCTCGCACGACCGGCACCTGCTGGAGGCGGTCCACGCCACCCACGTCCTGCACGTGTCCGACGGACAGGTGAGTGTCGAAGCGCGCTGA
- a CDS encoding o-succinylbenzoate synthase, with protein MVTRGDGTPLVFAIGMRTRFRGIEVREGVLLRGRAGWGEFSPFWDYDAAECVPWLRAAREAADEGWPAAVRTSVPVNCTIPAVGPEAAQAVVAASAGCRTAKIKVAEPGQTEADDLARVEAVRDALGPGGRIRVDANGLWDVDTAVRMTRLLDKAAGGLEYVEQPCRTVEELAVVRAHIEVPVAADESIRRAADPYRVVELDAADVAVLKVQPLGGVRACLEIAARIGLPVVVSSALETSVGISAGLALAAALPELPYACGLATGALLTGDVVDAPFTVVDGALPVARPELAEVPAAAPETMARWTERLAAVEALA; from the coding sequence ATGGTCACGCGTGGGGACGGGACCCCTCTCGTCTTCGCGATCGGCATGCGTACCCGGTTCCGGGGCATCGAGGTCCGCGAAGGCGTGCTGCTGCGCGGCCGCGCTGGCTGGGGCGAGTTCAGCCCGTTCTGGGACTACGACGCCGCCGAGTGCGTGCCCTGGCTCCGCGCCGCTCGCGAGGCGGCCGACGAGGGCTGGCCCGCGGCGGTGCGTACGAGCGTCCCGGTCAACTGCACGATCCCCGCCGTCGGCCCCGAAGCCGCCCAGGCGGTCGTCGCCGCGAGCGCCGGCTGCCGGACCGCGAAGATCAAGGTCGCGGAGCCGGGGCAGACCGAGGCGGACGACCTGGCTCGGGTCGAGGCCGTCCGCGATGCGCTCGGTCCGGGCGGCAGGATCCGCGTCGACGCCAACGGTCTGTGGGACGTCGACACCGCCGTCCGCATGACGCGCCTGCTCGACAAGGCGGCTGGTGGGCTGGAGTACGTCGAACAGCCCTGTCGCACGGTCGAAGAGCTGGCCGTTGTGCGCGCGCACATCGAGGTGCCTGTCGCGGCGGACGAGTCGATCCGGCGGGCGGCCGACCCATACCGCGTGGTCGAGCTCGATGCGGCCGACGTCGCCGTGCTTAAGGTCCAGCCGCTCGGGGGAGTCCGGGCCTGCCTGGAGATCGCCGCGCGGATCGGGCTACCGGTAGTCGTGTCCAGTGCGCTCGAAACTTCCGTAGGTATTTCGGCCGGCTTGGCACTTGCAGCCGCCCTGCCGGAACTTCCGTACGCCTGCGGGCTCGCGACCGGTGCGTTGCTGACCGGTGACGTCGTCGACGCGCCGTTCACCGTGGTCGACGGGGCCTTACCGGTAGCTCGACCGGAACTTGCGGAAGTTCCGGCCGCAGCTCCGGAAACGATGGCGCGCTGGACCGAGCGCCTCGCCGCGGTGGAGGCGCTCGCGTGA
- a CDS encoding FMN-dependent NADH-azoreductase produces the protein MTKLLHLSASPRGEASASLRIARTFLAAYADAQPDATVEHWDLWDGSLPDFGPAAAHAKMTVFAGQTPTGEQARYWARAEETFARFDSADRLLFSVPMWNAGIPYILKQLIDVISQPGMIFGVDPYDGYEHLLAGKGKRAAIIYTSAVWGPDKSSAFGVDFQSTFFNDWLRWTGIDDLREIRYHPTLTGDPDKAMRQAEEDAANAARRF, from the coding sequence ATGACCAAACTGCTGCACCTCTCCGCCTCGCCTCGGGGCGAGGCCTCCGCGTCGCTGCGGATCGCCCGGACGTTCCTCGCTGCCTACGCCGACGCCCAGCCCGACGCGACCGTCGAGCACTGGGACCTCTGGGACGGCTCGCTGCCCGACTTCGGCCCCGCCGCCGCGCACGCCAAGATGACCGTCTTCGCCGGCCAGACGCCCACCGGCGAGCAGGCGCGCTACTGGGCGAGAGCGGAGGAGACGTTCGCCCGGTTCGACTCGGCCGACCGCCTGCTGTTCAGCGTCCCGATGTGGAACGCCGGCATCCCGTACATCCTCAAACAACTGATCGACGTGATCTCCCAACCTGGCATGATCTTCGGCGTCGACCCGTACGATGGCTACGAGCATCTCCTTGCGGGCAAGGGCAAACGCGCCGCCATCATCTACACCAGCGCGGTGTGGGGACCGGACAAGTCCAGCGCGTTCGGCGTGGACTTCCAGTCCACGTTCTTCAACGACTGGCTGCGCTGGACCGGCATCGACGACCTCCGCGAGATCCGGTACCACCCGACACTCACGGGCGACCCAGACAAGGCCATGCGACAGGCCGAGGAGGACGCGGCCAACGCCGCAAGGAGGTTCTAG
- the menE gene encoding o-succinylbenzoate--CoA ligase, producing the protein MTGIDRDLYVIEVASTPFDAQAVLAPLRSALDGGSAVAPVASGQERKRLLDVLAPETPLELPGIAAILPTSGSTGEPKAALLPASALLHSAYATHERLGGPGSWLLALPPTRVAGLQVLVRGIVAGTEPTVLEEKLTADSFVAASKRLSDSTRRYVSLVPTQLARLLADAAATDALRSYDAILLGGGSTPPSLRSRAEEAGVAVVRSYGMTETSGGCVYDGRPLRDVEVRLDADGRVLIGGPVLFAGYRLRPDLTAEALVDGWHRTGDLGELDADGVLRILGRVDDVVISGGVNIPLTAVEHALATLPGVAEAAAVGVPDDEWGTRVVAHLVLHKDVPAPTLAAVRDHVAESLPRTHAPRELVVIDKLPLLPSGKVDRPALRIL; encoded by the coding sequence GTGACCGGGATCGATCGTGACCTTTACGTGATTGAGGTCGCGTCGACTCCGTTCGACGCACAAGCCGTGCTCGCGCCCTTACGGTCCGCGCTCGATGGCGGCTCGGCAGTCGCTCCGGTGGCATCTGGCCAAGAGCGGAAACGGTTGCTCGACGTTCTCGCTCCCGAGACTCCGCTGGAACTTCCGGGCATCGCCGCGATCCTTCCGACCTCGGGTTCGACGGGCGAGCCGAAGGCGGCGCTGCTGCCCGCGTCGGCGCTGCTGCATTCGGCGTACGCGACCCACGAACGGCTCGGCGGACCGGGCAGCTGGCTGCTCGCACTGCCACCGACGCGGGTCGCCGGCCTGCAGGTGCTGGTTCGCGGCATCGTCGCGGGGACCGAGCCGACGGTCCTCGAGGAGAAGCTCACGGCGGACTCGTTCGTCGCCGCCTCGAAACGCCTGTCTGACAGCACGCGTAGGTATGTGTCGCTCGTCCCAACCCAGCTGGCGCGGCTGCTGGCCGACGCCGCCGCGACCGACGCGCTGCGGTCGTACGACGCGATCCTGCTCGGCGGCGGGTCCACGCCGCCGAGCCTGCGTTCCCGGGCCGAGGAGGCGGGCGTGGCGGTCGTCCGGTCGTACGGGATGACCGAAACTTCCGGAGGCTGCGTGTACGACGGCCGCCCGCTGCGCGACGTCGAGGTCCGGCTCGACGCCGACGGGCGGGTGCTGATCGGCGGGCCGGTGCTGTTCGCCGGCTACCGGCTGCGGCCGGACCTGACCGCCGAGGCGCTGGTCGACGGCTGGCATCGCACCGGCGACCTCGGCGAGCTCGACGCCGACGGTGTGCTGCGGATCCTCGGCCGGGTCGACGACGTGGTGATCTCCGGCGGCGTCAACATCCCCTTGACGGCGGTCGAGCACGCGCTCGCCACCCTGCCCGGCGTGGCCGAAGCGGCCGCGGTCGGCGTTCCGGACGACGAGTGGGGCACGCGGGTGGTCGCGCACCTCGTGCTGCACAAGGACGTTCCGGCGCCCACGCTCGCGGCGGTCCGCGACCACGTGGCGGAGTCGTTGCCACGTACGCACGCACCTCGCGAGCTGGTCGTCATCGACAAACTGCCGCTGCTCCCGTCCGGCAAGGTCGACCGGCCGGCGCTGCGAATTCTCTGA